In Pseudomonas sp. ADAK2, the genomic window GGTTAGGCTTTAAAACATTGAGCCTTGCTGAAACGAGCCCTCGTTTATTAGCAATTTTGCGAGAGGAAGTCGCCCACGGTTTGCCCGGTGAGCGGCGGTGTGCGATGTGCCTGCACCTTACACCGGCGCCTTCAAATCGACACCCAACGCCTGGGCAAACGCCTTGACCAGCGGGCTGCGCACGGTGTTGTGGCGCAGGATCAGATTGAATGGCGTGACGATGTGAATCAGGTCCGGGCGCACCGCGCGAAATTGCCCTTGGGCCACCAGGGTGGCGGCGTAGTGTTGCGGCAGGAAGCCCACAAAACGGCCGGTCTTGATGAGTAAAGCCACGGCTTCGACCTGGGTTGCCGAGGCGGAAAAGCTGTCGTAGCGGGCAAAATTCAGTTTGTCCCGATGAATCGCGTAGCGATGGTTGATGCACTCGTAGTCCTTGAGCACATTGCTGCCGATTTCCGCCTCCGGCACCTCGAACAACGGGTGGCCTACCGCGCAGTAAACCTGCGAGCGTTCCTCGTACAGCGCGTAGTAATCGAACTCTTCGCGCTTTTGATAAACCGGGACGATGCCCGCCACTAATCGACCCTCGACCACACCGCGCTCTATTTCATCTAACTGTGACGCTTGAAGTTGAAATCTGACCTTGGGCGACTCTTGATTAATCCGTTTAAGTGCAGCAACTAACGGTGAGCCTTCATCGGTCAATGTGTTGTCAATAACCCCCACCCCAAGATCACCAATAAGTTCATTCTGCGCCGAACTAAGCCGATCACGAAAGTTATCGACCGAGGCAAACAAATCAATCGACGCCTGATACACCAGGCGTCCTTCTTCAGTCAGGTGAAACCCCTCTCGCCCACGGGTACACAGGCGCATGCCGATGCGAATCTCAAGGTCCGAAATCTGCTTGCTGATGGCCGCCAGGCCCACGTTCAGCTCGTTTTGAGCCGCGCTGAAACCGCCGGCCTCGACCACCGCCTTGAACACTTTGAGCAGTTTGAAGTCCAGGCCGCTGAGTGCCAATGGCGCTCGCTGAGTCGGTTTCGGCGCTGGGTTTCCGGAATTGGAAAGTGGGGTTTCCATAATGCTTATTTACCTCTGACGCCCTAGCAAACAATCTGTGCCCAACAACAAAAACATAGCTGGCCAATAATAATGAACACAGAAAACAAGGCTTGGCAACCGCTAATAAATTCCGTACCTGAGTGCCAACTCACTGATTTCGCACTATTAAAAGCTGACACTTCGATCAGCTCTCGCCACTTCGTAACTGCCCATTTGAAAACTGCTTGAGCCCCACCACGCCCGAATGATTTTCGGCCGGTGCCAGGGCTTGGCAGATCGTATTCAGTTCGCTTTACCGACGAGGAAAACAACAATGTCTCAAACCACCGACCGTCTCTGGGGTGCACGCTTCAAAAGCGGCCCATCCGAAGCCCTGGCGGCCCTGTCCCGTTGCCCTGAGCGCTATTTTCGCCTCACCCCGTACGACCTCGCCGGTTCCAAGGCCCATGCCGGGGAGCTGCAACGCGCCGGTCTGCTGAGCGAGGAAGAAACCCGCACCATGCTCGGTGCGCTGGACCAGATCGGTGTTGATTTCCGCGCCGGCAGCATCGCCCCGACCCTGGACGACGAAGACGTCCACACCTTTATCGAACGCCTGCTGACCGAACGCCTCGGCGCTCTGGGCGGCAAGCTGCGGGCCGGCCGTTCGCGTAACGACCAGACCGCCAATGACCTGCGTCTGTTCCTGCGTGACCACGTGCGCACCCTGGCCGTTGAAGTCCTGGCCCTGCAACAAGCGCTGGTGGATCAGGCCGAGCAACACATCGAAAGCATCTGCCCCGGCTTCACCCACTTGCAACAAGCGCAACCGATCGTCTTCGCCCATCACTTGCTGGCCCACGCCCAAGCGATGCTGCGTGACGTGCAACGCCTGGTGGATTGGGACGCGCGCACTTCGCTGTCACCCCTCGGCGCGGCGGCCATGGCCGGTTCCGCCATCGCGCGCCTGCCCCAGCAGTCGGCCAAGGAAATGGGCTACAGCGGTGTGTGCGAAAACTCCATCGACGCCGTCGCCAGCCGCGACCATGTCGCCGAATTCCTGTTTATCGCCAGCATGCTCGGGATCAATATTTCACGCCTCGCTGAAGAGTTTTGCCTGTGGTCGTCGCGGCAATTTCGCTGGGTTGCGCTGGACGATGCCTACGCCACTGGCAGCTCGATCATGCCGCAGAAGAAAAACCCCGACATCGCCGAACTGGCGCGGGGCAAGGCGGGTCGCTTGATCGGTAACCTGACCGGCCTGCTCTCTACCCTCAAATCCCTGCCGCTGTCCTACAACCGCGACTTGAGCGAAGACAAGAACGGCGTGCTCGACAGTGTCGACACGCTGCTGCTGGTGCTGCCGGCCATGGCAGGGATGGTCGCGACGATGAAGGTCAATGTCGAAGAGCTGCGGCGTCAGGCGCCTCTGGGCTTCACCCTGGCGACTGAAGTGGCGGATTGGCTGGCGATGCGCGGCGTACCGTTCAAGGA contains:
- a CDS encoding LysR family transcriptional regulator; protein product: METPLSNSGNPAPKPTQRAPLALSGLDFKLLKVFKAVVEAGGFSAAQNELNVGLAAISKQISDLEIRIGMRLCTRGREGFHLTEEGRLVYQASIDLFASVDNFRDRLSSAQNELIGDLGVGVIDNTLTDEGSPLVAALKRINQESPKVRFQLQASQLDEIERGVVEGRLVAGIVPVYQKREEFDYYALYEERSQVYCAVGHPLFEVPEAEIGSNVLKDYECINHRYAIHRDKLNFARYDSFSASATQVEAVALLIKTGRFVGFLPQHYAATLVAQGQFRAVRPDLIHIVTPFNLILRHNTVRSPLVKAFAQALGVDLKAPV
- the argH gene encoding argininosuccinate lyase, coding for MSQTTDRLWGARFKSGPSEALAALSRCPERYFRLTPYDLAGSKAHAGELQRAGLLSEEETRTMLGALDQIGVDFRAGSIAPTLDDEDVHTFIERLLTERLGALGGKLRAGRSRNDQTANDLRLFLRDHVRTLAVEVLALQQALVDQAEQHIESICPGFTHLQQAQPIVFAHHLLAHAQAMLRDVQRLVDWDARTSLSPLGAAAMAGSAIARLPQQSAKEMGYSGVCENSIDAVASRDHVAEFLFIASMLGINISRLAEEFCLWSSRQFRWVALDDAYATGSSIMPQKKNPDIAELARGKAGRLIGNLTGLLSTLKSLPLSYNRDLSEDKNGVLDSVDTLLLVLPAMAGMVATMKVNVEELRRQAPLGFTLATEVADWLAMRGVPFKEAHEITGALVQACEKHDIELWEASPALLAEIDPRLTPEVRDSLTLEAAIAARSGWGGTAPQQVREQIGRLKTALAAQQQWTENYQGFRL